The Pseudolabrys sp. FHR47 genome contains a region encoding:
- the hutG gene encoding N-formylglutamate deformylase — protein MSPTQQGDWLTIHRGDAPLVVSFPHTGTEIPAEYESRLVSPWLSRKDADWWIDQLYDFARDMGATTVHTAISRTVIDVNRDPSGVSLYPGQATTELCPTTTFDGEPLYKDGKEPGAAEIAARRARYFDPYHAALDAELKRLRAKHPKVALYDCHSIRTVIPRLFDGELPTFNIGTNSGASCDPALAATIQSICAGTGRTQVLNGRFKGGYITRNFGKPADGIHAVQMELACRGYMHEQLGPVTQANWPTPYDPAYAAPMRATLQRILQACLDYARA, from the coding sequence ATGAGTCCAACCCAGCAAGGCGATTGGCTGACGATTCATCGCGGCGATGCGCCGCTGGTCGTCTCCTTCCCGCACACCGGCACCGAGATTCCGGCCGAGTACGAGTCGCGGCTCGTCTCACCTTGGCTGTCGCGCAAGGATGCCGACTGGTGGATCGACCAACTCTATGATTTCGCCCGCGACATGGGCGCGACCACCGTTCATACCGCGATTTCGCGCACCGTGATCGACGTCAACCGCGATCCATCCGGCGTGTCGCTCTATCCCGGACAGGCAACGACGGAGCTCTGCCCGACGACAACGTTCGACGGCGAGCCGCTCTACAAGGATGGCAAGGAACCCGGCGCCGCGGAGATCGCCGCGCGCCGCGCGCGCTATTTCGACCCCTATCACGCCGCGCTCGATGCCGAATTGAAACGCCTGCGCGCCAAACACCCGAAGGTCGCGCTCTACGACTGCCACTCCATCCGCACCGTGATCCCGCGCCTGTTCGACGGCGAACTCCCGACCTTCAATATCGGCACCAATTCGGGCGCGTCTTGCGATCCCGCGCTCGCCGCGACCATCCAATCAATCTGTGCCGGCACGGGGCGCACGCAGGTGCTCAATGGCCGCTTCAAGGGCGGCTACATCACGCGCAATTTCGGCAAGCCGGCCGACGGCATTCACGCCGTGCAGATGGAGCTGGCCTGCCGCGGTTACATGCACGAGCAGCTCGGCCCGGTCACGCAAGCCAACTGGCCGACGCCTTACGATCCCGCTTACGCCGCGCCGATGCGCGCGACACTTCAACGCATTCTCCAGGCCTGCCTCGACTACGCCCGCGCCTGA